Proteins encoded within one genomic window of Oncorhynchus tshawytscha isolate Ot180627B linkage group LG02, Otsh_v2.0, whole genome shotgun sequence:
- the LOC121840786 gene encoding uncharacterized protein LOC121840786 — MVTQLNTLEGPESESHVAELLGDKYHYANAIDSSLLWTVGYAPYIPPALKGRSFPSVESFFLDEWEPLTLLQTPQVLSTSVSIEEDNLIQPAAGLVSLVLSTSVAIVENDLIQSAVGLVSQVLSTSVAIVENDLIQSAAGLVSQVLSTSVAIVENDLFQSATGLVYQVLSTSVAIVENDLFQSATNLMSQDNDSTPRASNRPCGLCFNQEK, encoded by the coding sequence ATGGTGACCCAACTCAACACCCTTGAAggtccagagtcagagagtcacgTTGCAGAGTTACTTGGTGACAAGTACCACTACGCGAATGCCATTGACAGCTCTCTGCTCTGGACAGTTGGTTACGCCCCCTACATTCCCCCAGCTCTGAAAGGAAGAAGCTTCCCCTCTGTTGAGAGCTTCTTCCTGGATGAGTGGGAGCCACTGACACTCCTGCAGACTCCTCAGGTTCTGTCCACCAGTGTTTCCATCGAGGAAGACAACCTGATCCAGCCTGCTGCAGGCCTAGTGTCTCTGGTTCTATCCACCAGTGTTGCCATCGTGGAGAATGACCTGATCCAGTCTGCTGTAGGCTTAGTGTCTCAGGTTCTGTCCACCAGTGTTGCCATTGTGGAGAATGACCTGATCCAGTCTGCTGCAGGCCTAGTGTCTCAGGTTCTGTCCACCAGTGTTGCCATTGTGGAAAACGACCTGTTCCAGTCTGCTACAGGCCTAGTGTATCAGGTTCTGTCCACCAGTGTTGCCATTGTGGAAAACGACCTGTTCCAGTCTGCTACAAACCTAATGTCTCAGGATAATGACTCCACCCCGAGAGCCTCCAACCGTCCTTGTGGCTTATGTTTCAACCAAGAGAAGTAG